Below is a genomic region from Hevea brasiliensis isolate MT/VB/25A 57/8 chromosome 3, ASM3005281v1, whole genome shotgun sequence.
CTACCAGAAGCAAGAGTTAACTATTTTTCCTATTGACATAGCTGCACTCTAGAGTACAAATGCTATTTATTAAAAATCAGTATCTCGCCttcttagaaattttaaatttcactCTAAATTTATACTAAAATAGGAATCCTATATGATCACAGTCATTATAACAATTTAAATCTATATAATACTTATATAAGGAGTTTAATCCTATATAGTCAAGTATACTGCTAATCACTGCCAGGTCAgactcataaaaaaaattaacaaacaaTATTATCTATATTAAAAAACTCACTAAATTATGTTGATCATATcttaattttgatgattttttattttaataactcaattttaatttgttaaaataatgtcactcaactttaattttctttttcaaaaAACAACCATAACCTATTATAATAAGTTATCCGattatcaaaataatatttacCCTTTTACCTTTTTCTCCCTTCTCTTTTTAATTCTCTATCCCTTCTCTACTTCTttgaatcaaaataaaaattaattttataacataaaatctgatatattaatttttttaattttatttacaatttttaattttcaataattttatcttaattgCCACATATTATttccattttatttaatttgttttcagtcgaatttttaattttattttttgactAATTCATAACTACTTCTAAATCTATTATTACTATTAGACCTttaaaatctcattttacattaatgtgcattaaattttttaatcatttagtgaaattagtgaaattatataattttatttatgcaCTCTTTTGCTATCACCATTAAATCTCGTCCCTTTATAATATATTGTGAGTATTAAAAGTATGAAATGCTTTGAGATAGTGGTGGAATTGAATCCTTATAAATAGATGTTAATcaatacaaaaataaaattaaggttctattaataaaaattagTCTTGTCTATTAAATCAATTAGTTAAAGATATATCACTCACTTGGCAGGTGTCAGGTGTCAAGTTCAAATCTCCCCTCTCCCATctctttattaaataaaaaaataaaaattaaatataattacaataatttttaacaatcaaaataaaattaaaaactgataatataatttttttaatcttaACCCATGAAAAAATTTTATTAAGCACCGCATAACAAGGATCTACCCTTGATTTATTTGTTTTCATGAGTTTTTATTTAGTCATTTGCATGTTTATTTTTCTGATGTctttacaaaatttttaaaaagatgAAACTATAAGAATCTAAACGTGCATAGGTCAAATGTATTATTTAAAGGTTTTGTTGAGTTTTGAGGTTGACATTGAATATTAAGAATAGACATCGTTGAGTTCAGTTCTGGGAAAGAACAACAATCTAACTGAACGTTTTTTagtttttgaaattaaaataaaattgaattttttatttagttttatttttttaatgtttcagattttttatttaattcttttattttggttttcaatattaaaaaaaaaacttttactgAAAGTTTTAAAGTTAATTgtcattttaatataattattcaaGTTAAGATTTCTACTTTTATTAAGAGTCAAATCCATAACTAAAAATTTTTTTTCACTttattaatttgtaatttaataTTGAATGgtgtcaataatttattttattaatatgttaatctaaattattaaattattttttatattacaaaaatatatacaatttttttaatttattaggctatataattttaatttatcagattttatattataaaattaatttttattttgattaaaagaaGTACAAAAAGTatagaaataaaaaaagaagagagaaaaagagtagaaaaaaaaaattcttttgacAATAAGATAACTTGTTATGGTAGgttacaattatatatatatatataattgaaatcCACCACAatcaatgattataataaaatcgttatatatatatatatatatatataacggttttattataatcattgatTGTAGTGGATTTCACTTAAGCTCTACCATGatcaattattataattaaaattattatatgtacAATGATtatactaaataaaaatttcacgaTAAGGGATGACATTGTTATAGTAAGTAATGATTAGGGATGACAACGAGTTAATACCCATGAGAATCACTCTACTCAAATATGAActtcattaatatttttattatttaaattcattataaactgattaaaatttattcttaactATTTAAATAtgtcttaaaataattattattactcAATAAATACTAgagtctatttaattttatacattttaattagtaatttatataaaaataattttcatttaccCATGCGGCCTCTTAAGAAATAGCTAGGACAAACCAATTCCGAATACAAGATTAGCCACGTAGCCCCTTCCTCGTGTTGCACGCTAAAGTTGACCTATTACTTAGCTTTGTACTAAGAACCAAATTTCTCCCGCTTTTAAATTGCTTCACTTGCCTGGAGATTTTTCGTCTTGAGCCAAGAGATTGAACGTAGATTACACCTCAGAGTTGATTAACGTTTAGAGTTGATCAAACTCTGGCTCACCTAGAAAGGCATTCTTATTGGCCCAGGATAAAAGCAAATGTCCAATGATTCTATGTTATCTCTTAACAGGTTCAGTTCTAGTTTGCAAGGAAAGCTAGTTTCATATAAATGTATGCTTCCTCAAGCAATTGCAAGTGAAGCCATCAAGCAATGATAGAGACGAGCCTTATCGATCGACTATCGCCTTAAAGAGAGTAAAGCAATTACTTGTATTCCGATAACATGGAACAAGATTTCAAGACATTGTTCTCACTCCACTTTGCTTGTAACAAGGATGGATGTAGAAATTTAATTTAGAGAGTCCTCTTAAAacatggatcttttctatttctCTCATATTAAGTGAATAGTTCTTTATGTTAGGTTGCAGTAATGAATTGAAAGGAAGGTTTTATATATCAACCTTAAGTTACTTAAGAATCACTTGGCTGCTGATTAAACTGGTTGATTAACTGATGATATGATGatgataattttataattattgatatttttttatagaatcattttataattataaaaataaaaactttcaatgaatataatgaaaaaaataaatacctTAATTTTTTGAACAAAATTaatttgctaaaaattaaatggaATTGAAGTTAATTAAAAATACAATGGATGTTTAATAATATGAAGATCTATACTTctgttttgaaaaaaaaattagggcTTCATTGTTGGTATCTTTCTTTCAACAAGacagtaaataatttttttttataaaattactaataaattGTTAAGAACTTTTAAAATACTGGATCACATGCATGTCAAAAACCGATGGTTTTTTGGCATACAAAACTGCCCTTATAAGGAAATTCAAGAGGAAAATCCAATTATTGATATCCCGAAATGTTTTACGGAGAGCATTCTGATATCAAGGATCGCAAAAGAGTCGACATAATAGTTTCTTACACAGATAACATCGATTTGAATGCCCTTCTAAGAAATTCAAGAGGAAAATCCAATTATTGATTTCAAGGCCCTTACAAGGAATTCTTTTTCCGATCCAACCCACGTAAAAGCAATGCCTATGATCTAAGTCTTTCCTTAAGGTGCTCTTTGACTATTCTTTCTTGATTCTATTAAAAACAATCTCCTCGCAAGATGCTCCTACAGCCACTGAAATAGCGGTAATTGATCCACACACGAGACATTCAATTCAGTAATTGCTTTAAAGGAAGAAACTGTGATACAAAAGATGCCAAAATTGAATCGTTCATTCTGCACAAACGCATCTTCTTGAGAAGTGCTTTGcaagagataaaaatgaatcaCAGGTAACGCCTCCTTATTGTTTCTATGAACGATGGCTATTGGCtaactataaaaataaaataaagggcAAGAGGATTCCTAAAAGATTTGCCACACTTCTAGCTAATTTTCAATTCTACCATATCGATTGTCCTAGGCCCCACCTATCAAAGACGAGCCTTGATAATAGGCTATAAGAATAAAATGTTATGACACAAAAGTGCTCTTTCTAAGCAAGGCTTGAATGAATGAAGGAGACGATCGAGGCTTTTTAGTTTTGATAATAGAACAATAGATGGATGCTGTGCTGACAAAGGGCTTACTCTAAACCCAGAATTAGAAATTTCTCCATGTATATGCAATTTAttaatttcaagctttgggtgATTTCTTGATTCTATGTTGTTCAGATTTCTTGTGATTTTGTGAATTTGTTGTCCTGTATTcagttaattaatcaatttatgacttgtatattcATGGTTATAATGCAAATGCAAACTGAAAATCAAATGACAACTGACAACAGGAGTAATAAAGTAAAATTCCCATGCACAATTCATGCTTCCAACAATTCAGGAACCACACTGCTCTAAAAATTTGAGCACAGCATTGGATACACATTAAAATTCTTGATCTAGACACACTGCAATATTGGGTGCAAAAACAACATATCAAATATAGAAATCTCTTCAAATGAAACTCAAGCCTTTGTGTGATCTTATTGCACAAAAAGCATACAGAATGGACTAAACACTAACACTCGACTAGTTCTAAGCTGCCACACAATACAGgccaatggtttttttttttttaatgctttCTTTTCATATATTTCACAACATAATCAATATATTACTTATTAACTTTATAAGGAACTGCAAATAAACACAAGTTCGCATTTGAATTTGaaatttagatttaaaatttagaatttgaaattcataaattgaGAAAAAAAGCAATAGCTCACAGTATTAGTTATCAACCAAGAACCCACATTTATATCTAAATTAGATCCATTTCCCAAATGCTAATAGCAAACCCCATTTGACAAGAAATCTAAGCTTCACACAGATGAATGCAGACACAGATGAATGCAGAATCAAATAAATTTCTTAAAAAAGAAACACGCAGTAATCAATTAGAAAATGTAAATGCAGCAAGAGAACAGGGTCCAAATCAAACAGAACTCATAAAAGGAAAAAGATACGAAGATTGTATATGCTGAGAAATAACTTGTCCCTACAGATCTGAACAAGTTGATCAAAACGCAACAAGATCCAAATTAACAATTACCACTTAACAAGTCTCAAAATCACACATACCCATTTCTTCAAAACAAAATTTAAGCAAATAAAACCAAGAAAACTCTACGAACTTAACCCTGATAATAAAGCTCAAAACCTGAGCTTGGTAAAGAACCACCTATTCTTGCCAGTCTTGAACCTCTCCTCGAACCTCGCCTTGGTCTCCTTCGCAGCCCCAACCTTCTTCTCCTTGCTCTGCAATGCGTCGACTGTGACCACATCCTTGAGGTCGACGTCGAGGGTGTAGCGGGTGGGCATCAAGTGCTGGTAGTTGACGAGCTTGATGAAACACTTAACGCGGGACTTCTTGGCCGTCTTCTTGGCAGAGTCCTTTTTGATAACCTTGCTTGGGTACTTCTTTATTCCTGCAACCAAGCAGTGGCCGTAGGCGCGGTCGCGTGTGCCGTCATCGAAGGACTTGACGATCACCGCCTTGCGACCGGCATAGCGGCCTTGGAGGATGATCACTGCCTTGTTTGGCTTCAGAAACTTAACCATTTTCTCGCTGTTCGGACGCCTGGCTCTCTCTAAACCCTAGACGAACTTGGATTAAGGAGATTCatctatatatatctatatatatatatatagaaaagcaTCAACCCTAGAGGTATCGAATGAAACCCTAGCTGTGGATGGGTTTCTCCATCGTCTACTGGGCTGGGCTTGtgcattctattttttttttttggaataaaATTTAAGTACgtctatataatttttaaatttttattccaaaataaaacaatatttaaaaataaaaattttaaaataaaatatttttaattaagaattattttttaaaattttaattttttaatgaaaattttctaaatgtctaaattttttaattatttttaggaataaaatgtctaaataaatcaattttaaaatttttaattattttttatgaaaattttttattaaattagtcctaaatattttatttaaatttaaatagtcATTGCATATTTACTTATATTTACTGAATTTTTGTTCTTTGACTGGGTTTATATTATTTGATTGAGTATTTTTATGTTGAGTTTGTGTATTGGAATTTCAATTGATGttgttcaattttttatttttaattttttaaagttcattaaaaattataaataattttaatacttaaaaaattaatattttataattaaaattaaaatttttattttaattttttataaaaaaaatcctatttaagtttaaataaaaatttagaactagtttgataaaaaaattttcaaaattagctCATTTAAGCACTTGGAAAAGATAAATGAACATATTTAACTTTATTCTTTTTTACTTTTTGTTTTCACTGCCTAATCGTTAAAGAAATTTATataatcaattaattttaatttaatgatattaaaattaattttaaaattataagttctcaaattcaagtttaaatagagttaaataaataaaaaaaatttacataaatataaataaaataagaaaatcaTATGCCATCACATTTtggtttaaaaaataattttttgaaattagacataaAAGGTCTAAAACTAGAGGGTTTGAAACCTTCCTATTTATGATACCATTTTCACTGTTGAAGAATGAAATGATATCAGTGGTGTGAATAAATCTTAAGTACAGATAATTAAATAAAGaaagctcttttttttttccaaaactaatttatatatagaaaatattttatataaaaattaatttttaaaaatgaaaacatttttattatttaattataatattaaattaataatatatattttatgtcatgcatgtataaatatttttatactttaataaaattattaaaatttaaaaaataatttttttaaaaaaaattaaataatttaattttttaattaaaaaaatattttttattaatttcttataaaatatttaaaaaataaaaaaataaaaattattttttaaaaaaatatttttcacaaaataGACCGAGCCTAAATGAATTTTAGAACTTAGAAGAGAACCATGCACCTTATAGATGTCATAGAACTGTTCCCAACTCCCAATTTGCTCACACAGCAAAAACAATGTGAAATGACAATGGAAATAGAATAGTTAGAACATAAATGAATAGAACAAATATTGTACCCTCAGAATAAATTGAACGGGCCAAATAGGAAAAACATAAAAGCGGACgctgaaataaatgttaagattaaaatttaaataatgagTTTTTTAACCAATGTAATATTACACATTTTTTTATGGAAAAATGCATTATATTAATAACCAACattgtaatttttaaaatttgttaaatatatttatacacactaattttatttaaaaattattaatattacatAGAAATGTGtaatattatattaaaagtaGTGCAATATCACAtaaaaaatgtcacaccttacccttctgtaaggcataatataatCCCGtacaatacctaatgaattaccgaacttcattactgataatctattaaatatattacaagagattttaaaccaatttccatCCATTTTAAAATGATAGacaattttgaataattattaaaaacctttaattgaagtttatgttatgaactcaaattttaattaattttatatttcaaaaattttacagaaattttgaCAAAATGCCGATtataaattgagaaaacagttcttgaaaacctattaaaacacttccaatatgcaaATAATACCCTCAACtctatttatggtcaacacaatcCAAGTCAATCAACATAATTTCAAGCAATTTTAATAGCATTTCATTCGATTCAACTCAAATATAAAACTTTGCAATTACAAGAAGAgaacaaaatattaatattacaattttaattgtacaactgctcatctaGTTCAATAGATACTTATGAATAAAAATTGACATCAAAAGAaatgtacaatggtataaaataataTACCTGTAAAAGATCTCAAAATGGTGTTACAACTGCaactatagcagctcactctgctactttatccTTCTCATTATCTGCGACAGCTagaaaaagttatcgctgagtaatttactcagtggtgcataacaataatttctaaaatcataaaaaatataatcattcaaatatttcatacaattcacaaatcatatttcattccaaatttttcatttacaaagtaggcaacacactatttttcaaataagatttttaaagccataacaatcaaaattattcacaatatttatttcaagaattgtcaagtagaaacaaagaattttaagtttgttgtgcacaagtCTCTTATGTTGCTTTGACTTAGTCTACccttcctccttccttggagggctcctttccaattgaaacacataatttgaagtgttttaataCCCATCCAATTCATTTATACTAATTAATCTAACCATTAaattttgcatacttaattttacttataagttgtaacacccctatttgcatagtctaatatatttcactatttcggtgaccgatgtcgatccggacaattaagaggattagaaccacatctaagacaccttaAGAAGCCctcaatacaaataattagtaattgtcaattagttaagtataaataagaaaaacagaacataagaggttaaatgagccgagagtcacagcgatgggtgaccttctcaggaaggactgcaatgtcgatttaaactcaaatttcgaactgtaaaatgtgacgccgcggtccttaggactattgcgaacacagtgaaaaagagaaaatcacgaaaaagaattattaagtaggtcaaataattaggtcagggatccggaagaaatattgaattatttgctaaTCGAATTAAActagcgagggacaatttggtcaattgacccctagagctgactcctgacctaactgtcaaataagatcgaaaaaaaataaattttggaatcgagaattaaattaaagaactaaagtaaaataaatgaaaaaaaggaggaaaaaggaaaaagtgaaaaagtttattaTATCATGCAGCTaggtgagctgctgaattgacaaGGACTTCACTGATGTATTAATGTaaggttgagcagttgtacagtaaattgtaatattattattttggattttctttttgcaaattaagtactatatgcaatgtgaatgaatttatgaagtatttgagataacaaactttgattgaattgtgttgacttgagttttTTTGGTGTTGAGAGTTgtgaaaacaattattggaagtgtttttacaggtttttgaagaactgttttctcaaaatacagacggcacgctgccgaaatttttgcaaaaattacgtaaaaataaaaatggataaaaatttttactagttttgaaacttcaattaaatgtttttaattcctactaaaatgctaaccacttccaaaatgtaagaaaatggttctaaaatcccttgtaggatacttaatgagttattggcaagtggggttcggtagttcattagatattctacgggatcatgttatgccttacagaggggtaaggtgtgacataagttCTCCTAAAGGTTGAGTTCTTTGTATTTGATAATATTGTGGttattattcacattactatttatacaaatttttaactttttcataattaattggtataccatttctaaacacatggtcataccatattttgggtcacaaatttattggcattggttgttaattacaattcaaggcctattagatgaaattccaaaatttcagatttgatcacttaggtttactgtttcattggactaatctacagtgaaaatttggctaaactttcttcatcaaagttgttccttaatgtgtctagtttaattccctttttgaatcactacattggtcaattccagattttctgggtaaattttgattttggcagttttggtgacctaatttggttagcaatttgactaggttatggtcagaatttggatttttgtttttcatgaaagtttttctactatgtctaagctttctaatggtttaaaaatcaggtcatttggacctctctacacaaagttattatCATTTGAACattgactgttcatttggtcaattctgcccaaAATCAGGGCACCAATTGTggattcaacctaattttaggccaacttatggttagtttttaggcaaggtttcttcataaaaaatgcagcattatgaccctaatttcatctccaattttcTTCACACCAAATGGACTAACACAATTTAACTTATGGCTTGTTAACCTAGCTGGACTCATTAGTCCAGAATTCCACAAttctatatccacaactcaactcaattccaatCATCAATTCACATTTCAAAACACCCTAAATGACCAAAATTGATCATCatacacatcaattggtcaataattttcaaaatcctcaatttttcccaaaaccctaatcactaagaaccctaatttttttttaattgtcacCAATCATGCATATTAATTATCTCAATCATTTCTACTACTCCCAACAAGTTCAAATTCACGTTTAATtagattgaaacacttcaaaaccctagaattttatggctggccaaaatttcatctCTTCCCAACAtgcataattttttaatttttaagttaatttctacttGCTCACATCATTTCCATAAGTAATAATCAATTTAACTTAGGAGAAAGAGACTTACCTCTATGGTGCTCTTGAATCCTCAATTCcttctccaatttcttcaaatttctccctTCAATTCTTCTCTTCTATGGTCAATTAAGAGTTTTCTATGGGTTATTGTTAAAGTTTATGggatgaaatcaagctttgaaagcttggttTGGCTTGGTAATGGTGGAAATGGAAGAGaactttagagagagagagagggcaaCAATactagaagaagaagaccaatatTTGCTTTTAGTTTTTGtcttatttttatgatatttatcccttaattttcataatttaaaattataattttaatttgatcatgcttgcatcattatgatgtcataaagcacttaatttttgaaattttcttttcctttttcttttcttctatacACCTCCTTatgtttttaattctttttcaaaattttaatttcctacattttaatggacatttaggccaacagtcacctctaagggtgaattgaccaaattgccccttgtcaGTCTGATCAATTTTTCTAGTAGCACTGAGTTAATTCTtaaactctgattcaattatttaagcttgttctctattcttttctgtggttttcataaTATCATCAGCTTTGCAATTATCCTTAGGCCTGAGTGTCCTAGGGTTCCATATGAAATTAGGGCAGTAACTGAGCTCGCAGTTACTTCCTAGTTCGAtcacccatcgccgggacctcggctcatttaactgattatgctttatttttcttatttccatttcaccttcatataatttctattaatttttatttatgacttttctagatggtataaatatagttctaaacatcctgactgtccgcatagacactagtcaccggaacagtagaatgtatagactacttagtatgggggtgttacaaaacaAATATAATTTCTCATGCTATCAATACAATATTAGTAATAAAGTAAACATATTTAATAAATCTTAATGAGTACAAAGTTGCACTTATTAGAAAAgtcaattaaataattatataattaataaaaatttataaattatacttttatcaaataataatttatattcatttattttcttataaattatttattttattaattttaaatagtcagaaaaagttataaaaaaatgCATATATCACATTAAGTTAGCAAATTCAGGCCAAACTCAACCTaacacttaaaatattaagtgaaaaaaaaaccctaatacagagatataaaaatataaaataagacATGagaaactttaattttttttttatttcccattatccctttttattttctttatatatattactatttttatttttaggcTATTCTAAATAAATGTTTACACTTtgcaatatttaattattattattataatcattttattcacttttaattttttttaatgtgaatttcataaatttattattattattaagtttaatttttaaaaaaattttggccAAGTGTCACAAATAAACCTTaaatctaattaaaaaaaaacacttataatttattcaattaaaaCAAAATTTGGGGGAGGGGGGAGGGTTCCCCACCATGGCCGTGCATTCGCTTATTCAAAAGTAAAGGATTAATGATAGAAATTTGTTAGGTCTATGGATTTTAGACCTAAATCTAACAAGTTTTTAGTCATTAGCCTAAGAATAACTAAAAACCCAaagaacataaaaataaatttctttgtaaaattGCCAACAGCCTCCTCTTTATAAGCAATTtggagggtttttttttttttaatcaaagacATGGAGTTCATTGATTAAAGAGATTAGATACAAGTCCAAGGTTAATAGTAAATCCAAAAAGAAGCCCAAAAAATATAGAGAGAAAATAATCGAGACCCTAGCTAGCCCTAACATAAAAAGCTCAAGTCCACAAACCAAAAAAACCTAGGCTAGCTATAGAGAAGCAATTGCCCTAGCGCCACCGCGCACCAATTGCAATCTGGACCAAGAAGAAGGCTGTTTCCAGGAAGTGAAAGACACCTAGAGCTTTAGAATTAAACACACTTAAAAGGGTAGTcgaatggctattgtgggtaacaTTTGGCTGCCATCGGTCGCTGCATTTAGCTACTATTTCAAGGCCAGCTTTAAATAGTCACATATTTCTCAATTTGAATTTATTTGACTAGCCATATAACATTGAAAAGCTTTGGAGATGTAGGTTTTAAtgcaattaattttactaaaaatttCAACCTAAAACTCAAGATatgatgaaaaataaataaataaaaatctccAAATAGAGTAGCCCAATGGCTTGCCCTTCCAAGGCCCGATTTGACTTTGGAGACCCCTAAATtgcacctttaactctttcaaactATTTTCaaccaacaaaaaaaaaaaaaaagaaaaacctcTTTCAAACTATACTTAGGGTCTCCTTAGGAGTAAACATTGCTCTAAGAATTTGTTTGGTTGAATTTCAAAGtacaaaattttatagaatttaattaaattttatattttattttgtgtgttttatttgaaaagaaaattaaaattcaatcctataaattaattataattgaaaccaattcttattgaatttgataaaatttgaaatgaatttcataaaatttacatAGCAACGATGACATCTTTTTATACACTAACCTGTTGAAATTATTCAATTTAAAACTTTGATCACTAATATGATTAACAAAATTTACTACATCTAATAAGTACCAATAACTAATTAACAAAATTATAAGTGGTTTGAATTTTCAAGGAAAAATAATCAAGTATCATTAATACCATCCTTAAATTCTTCCATAAAATGATCTATCACTTTATACAATTCattcttaaaaaaaatgaaaatctatattttatatttattactgCATAAGATATTTTATGTTTGTCttaactttttaatatttaaacttATTATGCACTTAGCACATAgtattactatttacattattATATAACTCTCCTATATCATAAGATATGTGAAGTTAATCTTGTATTTAttactatattttttttatcagagATAAAATACACACACTTAGTGACATATTTATTACTATAT
It encodes:
- the LOC110642482 gene encoding 60S ribosomal protein L27-3 — its product is MVKFLKPNKAVIILQGRYAGRKAVIVKSFDDGTRDRAYGHCLVAGIKKYPSKVIKKDSAKKTAKKSRVKCFIKLVNYQHLMPTRYTLDVDLKDVVTVDALQSKEKKVGAAKETKARFEERFKTGKNRWFFTKLRF